The genomic window aattaaaGCAAACCAAGCAGAGATGTGAATGCCACTTAAAAACCCAATTATTGCTTTATGACCTCCCTAAATAGACAAAACATCCATATACCTTGGAAACACGTAGCCCTGGACTGCAGCCACAGGTTTGGTCTGCAAACATTTAAATCCTCTGAAATTTCCAGTACTACCCTTTCCCCTAGCCCAGTTCCAGGCAGAACAAGACACTGCTGCATCATATTGCACAACACTCATGAAACTCACCGTCCAGAGCAAATCCTGATAATGGATCATCATCCGCACCACATCAGCTGCCCCCTCTGCCAGctgtttctccttcccttcaggaATCTTGTTTGGTAGCCCTTTGTGCATGAAGAGGTTTGGGGCCATGACTGTGGAAACGTTCCAGAgattcattttgttgttgttctcccTGGAAACTACTTTGCTGAGAAATTCAAGTAGAGCCTAAAGAGAAGGGCAGCGACTCAAGTTATTCATTCCTAATAACACAAGAAATTAGAGTTGCAATTGCTGAGTAGAACATCCAGTCAGCATCTTTCCTAGAGACTTGTGAGAAAACCCAATTCTCTAGACAGGAAGTATAGTAGCCAATTTCTAATACTAGGATAACAACAAATAGCTAAACTGAGCAGGGAGATAGTTTGTCCAGCACTCATCAACAAGAAGAGACTGTATGTTTGTGAAACAGATATTATCTTATTTCTCAACTAGCAGCAATTTACAAATTTCAGCTGTAAAAGTTACAGAATCCAAAGACAACCCTCTCTTCCTCCAGTATCCTCCAAAGCCATTCtcagatgtggaaaaaaaatccctttggATTACAACTCTTCTGCCCCACACCTTCACCAGAGCTATGATGGACATCAGATCATCTTTGATGGTATCATGTGTTCCAGCTCTCTAACCTTTGCAGGGTCCTAAGTCAGCCTTGGCATCACTATCCAGAAGTTGAACTACTTAGCAAAAAGGgagcagcaacaaaaagaagCCACACAGTTCTTATCCAGTGCAGTGCCATACAGATCCTGCACTGCCTGCGAAGCTGATCCACCAGTATTAATCTCTCAAAAAGCAATAGGAAAACAGGTTTGAAGTGCGTCCTGACCAAAAAACAAGGCTAAGAAACTATAAactatgcagtattttttttatttaaagggaAACTGCATCTTCgatggaaaacaacaacagcacaaAGCATGAATCAGAAGACTGAATCTCCTCCTCTGTGTCTTAGTGTATCACAGACCATACAAGAGCTATACACCTTCCACTCCATATAGAAGGGCTTTAGTACActgagaaggaagagaacatTTCCAAACATGGTGTAAAAATCCCTCGAAGACTACACAGATTCCCACTGCTCTTCTGTTTGCACCAGGAAGGCAGATGTGCTTACATTATGTTCACTGTCCAGCCTGGAGACCTGCCTGCTGCCCCCAGCTCCCCTGTGCCCCATCACAGGTAATGAATGCACATTATCTATATCCCcctttttaaaagctgataGAGATCTGAGAATGAACACAGGGAACAAGAACATGAGTTTTCCATTAAATCAAGAACAAGCAGACTCACCTTTAGAGTGTTTCTGTTGGGCTCTGGCAGAATCAGGATCAGGAGGTTCAGAGCCTGCAACCTTTGCTTCAGGTCTGGAATATCTACAGAGTGAAAGCAACAAGAAGATTCAAGCTTCTGACACAGCtcttactgaaaacagaaactgtGTTTCCGAGTCACAGACTGAGAGCAGGGATAAGGCAATTACTTATGGTAGTGTTTTCCATCACTAAAACAGCATCTCAAATCCTAGAAGTTAATTAAGCTCATACAGCCCTTCTGGGGTGAATTATCTTTGTTCTGGAGGACTGATTGGCTTTAGAGCACACAGTCTACCAACAGCTCATCAAAAGACTTCACCTTCcactttttataaaaaaaaacaagtaaaataaaagttgtATGCTCAGTTGGCTCAACGCATTTAAATCCCTTATCAAAGCACAAGCCTCAAAATAAGATGCTTGCAGAACACGACAGACCAAAATCATGCACTCCAGCCAGTTGCCATAGGTCAGTCTTCATGTCCTTATTTATCAGGTTGGCCTAATTTCTGTAGTAACACTGCAGCCTCAAATGAAGCAACGTAATTTGTTTAGGACGGTATTCCTGCACAAAAATTGTCTATATACCCAAGCACTAGCAACAAAGACTCTGAGATAGACACATAATAGTACACGTCACACCTCACAAAGTGAGTTCATCTGGTAACAGTGCATATCCTGCTCTGCATTCCCATTAAATCCACATTCTAACAGCACACCTGACAGGAGAGCCCAATGTTAGAAAAAGCACAAACTcaaaaaaacaatataaaacaaCCAAAGAGGAACTCActttgcacagcagcaaaggcagGAAGATATTCTGCtgtcagcagaggggcaggcagCTCTCTTATGAATCTTTTCAGCAGCCCAGATACATCATTCTGGTGGACTTCATCCCAGCGGAAAAGGCCACTATAGAAGTCCCTTTCTAGCTTCTGTTCCAGGCtctagaaataataattaaaataagcattaCACGCCTCAAAACACATTCTATATTCTACAGCTGAACCCATTAGGTCAAAAGACCGCAGATACCCCCAGTGCAGGTACTCCCACATTTCCCAGGGATGGACATTTCTAATCgtacagagaaggaagacaagCAGTCTGAGTTAGACTCTCGTTGGAGACCTGCTACAGCAATGTGCTCCCTCATCACCTGCAACATTCCCAAAGAATAAGTAAAGAGCTCTGTACCTTGATTCTAGTCTGCGACCCAGAAACTCTCAAAATGCCCTCTGTTTCAAGTCCTCTCTTTTCTAAACAGGACAGCAGCtattaaaagggaaagaagaaagttcTTAGGTACACAGGATGAGAAGTCAGCCCCTCCTTAGTAAGGGCCTCAAAGGCTTTCTAGCTCTGAGCATCAGAAGAGCAAATGAAATGGTAAGAAAACTTACTGCCTGGAGTAAGAGAGGGACCTTCGTGTTGGGGAGCAGCTTCTGGTCATTTTCCAGCAAGGTGTTGAGTGGAACTCCAAAGAGTCTTTTCTCTACAACAGAAACAATGTGTTTTCAGTCTGTACCACCATTAAAAATAGCGTCAATGATACTGCAGACTAAGATAGCACATTTTGTaagcactggagaaaaaaaggaaccaTTGATAGGACAAATGGATGTGATAGAGGTAAATGTGGAGCTATAGGTCTTGGTAGCACAACCCAGTGATTCCAGAAGAAACCGATTAAGGCAAAAACAACTGTCACAAGGTTTCTTATCAAACACCGTCCCTGCTTTAACACTTGGAATCCAAACTTATGAGAAGATCTCAATGTTAAAAAAGGCacaaaatggaagggaaaaaaaaaattcaaggcAACATACAACTGAcctgttgttttcagttttgctgcctTGTTTCTCTTCAATTCAAAGCCTAGAACATCACAAAGAGCTGTTAGTTCAATAAGGGCCAGCGTGGGGATCTTCTTCATGTCCTGAGCAGATAGATCTCCAATCCTGGTCACTCCTAGTCTGCCCTTGGGGATCTTaaatttctaaaggaaaacacATATAAAAGGTTCAGTACAAGCAGCACTACCAGTCCTTCCAATTATCAACTTCTGTGACATTCTTACCATTGCTTACCACTAACCAGCTACCTACACATTCTCCTACTTTCAATACTAGACAAATAACCAGAATGACTTGTACTGCTACTCAACCCACAGCTCAAGAAACGTATCCTCTTTTCAGCATTACTCTTTAAACGTATTTCAGATCCCAGTTTCCTAAATTAATGAAAGCCATTCCTATTGGCTTGAGCCTTGCAAGCAGTCCAATACATCTGCAGAAGATAAATGTTTGGCAAATAAGACAAGTAAGACAATAGAGACCCATCACAACACTACCACAGAGGATGTTCTCAAAATCTGATCATATAATTTAATCAAACACCTTGCACCATTTTCAGCAAGACAACCTAATAAAGCTTTAACACAGAAAATTCCTATACTTACAGTTAACACATTTCCATCCTTTATTCTTTTAGATTCAGGCAGGAATGACCCTTTGAGCAGGACAGCTGCTTGCTCTGAGTAGGCAATGTCCATGTTGAACACCTCCTCTTTTCCAGGGTTTCGAACTGTGCAGGAGTAATCCTGGCTTTCTGCTACAGAGGAGAAAATGTCTTGAAGTTCAAAAAGCTAAAAGGTGAAGCTCAGAAAACAAGTGTGttaaaatagcagtttcaaacAGATTTGGGGATAAGCACTTTTGGTAACAAGGATATTAGCATTTGAAAAGAGTGCTGTCATAGCACAGTCCTGTGACTGATCGGTGAGGTAAGTAAGATTAGTTTAAAGCCATAAATGTAATCACCAGGTCAACGGTAAGACATGAGTATCACCTGAAATTAAAGGACATACCTATGGCCTTTAATTAACTTCTCTTTATGCAATTGTGTATGTTGTTCATAGAAATTCACCTGTTCTTTGCCAGAATGATTTTCTTTGCATCTTCTAATTGCTTTGCTGATGATTTAGCATCACCTTGAGTGATAGTTCCTAACAGCACTAGGTGCTGGAGAAGTTTACTGAACCCACAGCTGTGGATAAgcatgtatttaaaagaaaaacacgtTTCTGCATCCCTGACAGCAAGCAGCATTATATAAAGCAGTGCACACTACTTAATGGTCATAGccttcaaaaaaagaaacagagctgcTCAAGTTCAGAGCCCAAACAGTGTAACTCCTCTTCCAgttgcagctctgcttcagaTCCTGCTTCCCTTCCAATCCTGCTTCACAATGAAAAACTCCTCCTTACGTTTCTGAACATTTGCAGTCCGTAGATTGTGCAGCAGCAGGTCTGGGCTGggctcctctttttcttttcccgtCTCCTGAAAAGTAAACCACAGCATACTCATCGGAACAAGGCAGGACAGAAGTCATTATGACAACAATTTGattttgggaggaaaaacaaaacaaaaacacacaaaaaaacacctttaagAAAATGCTGCTCAAGCTTAGGACTGCAAGACTGCTCCGAAATTAACAATTATTGAATGAATAGCAATTCGGTGACTTGAAAGGCAGATGGAAAACAGGTGAGTAGATGACTTTCCACACTATTAAACTAATCTGTAATTTCAGATAATCAGCAgccaatttctttccttttattaaagCACTGCAAGGCTTACAGTACCAACCAAACTCCATAGGAACTGGTCACTGCCTTTGACCACAAGATCTCCTTCATGCAAAAGGAACACAGAAGCAGACATCAGTACCTAAAAGCTTCCCATTAAGGCTTTATGGTAACCAACCTCCTCAGGTCTAAAGTGCGCTTTTAAACACTTAAGGAGACATTTGGCAGTCAACTCTACTAATAAAAACCCTGCTTTCTCTGGAGCTAGCCAGAACGCAAGGAAATATGTTGTTACCAAAGCAACTTTCTGTGAACCAGTTCGTAACACAGAGAAGTTGTTGACTGACAACTGAGAGCCAAAAGAAACCTGCAATAGGTCATCACAAATTGACAGAAGGGTTGATCTGTAGAGAAGGTGTACTATATGCTTAAAGCAGGCACACAACTGATGAGTTTACCATGAAAGAATGCCAATTCAGTTAGCATCTGTAGCTAAATGGCACCAAAAAAGTCACTTCAGAATATTGGCTTGGATTTACTTGCTCTGACTTTTAAGTGCAAATATGAGCAACCTAGCAAGCAGGCATATAAGATTAAGGGCTCAGAAATCTCTGTTCCTATATGATACCTGGTACAACAGGCTTCTATTTAATGTGCAAGTTTGGAAACTTGCTGAATTTCAGTCGAAGGACTTAAGACAGCCTTGCAGCTGGAATAAAATGTCAGGGGACGAAGGAAACACAAGAGGGCTCCAAACAACATCAGTGCTCCCCAAGGCTGcggtgctggaggtgctgtgcagccttccagtggTCTCTAAGAAGATATGAATCTGTGTGGTTTGCAGCAATTCTTTCTCAATGCTGCAACCTAGATGCAGAAATTCCACAATCTCAGCTCCATTTCAGCATAAAAGATGAAGCTGTCAGCCTTGGAAATGAAAGCAGCCCTGGGCCCAGATGGCCAAGACAGCTACCATGGGGCAACAGAGCCTCTCAGGAGCTTCCACTCAATCAGCCAACATACCCCAGAGCCGACCACTCCAAAAATGTCTCTGACATCCCTCACAGGAGGTTTGTTCTTCCTCCTCCGTGAGCGGGAGTAGGTATCCAGCCTCCGCTGCACGGCAGCAGCCTGGGTCTTCGTCAAGGTGGAGAGCAGCGCGTTGTCGCTTTCTGAGCCATGGTCCCCAATGAGGTCTGAGAGCCCCGCGTCCTGGAGCCACTCCGCTTCGGCCTCTCCCTCTGTGAGGCAATGGATGAGGAGGGGgagcaagaagagaaagaaaagcaatttgaGTACTTGAAACATCAGCAAACCAGAAGGCTGagcccctccctccccagggGGCAGTGAGACATCACTGGGTGCCACAGCATCTGTGGGATGCCAGGGCTGTTCTCCAAgatctgattttatttgtaGGCACCATCACTACTCTGCTGTCTTACACTTGTAGCACATTGCTACCCACACAGACAACAGCAGGAGTATTATTCTTACTCCACACCTCCACTCTGTGTCTATTCAAAACATCACTAAAATTAAAGATCACTCCTGCTCCAAAGTGAAGTGTGAGAAGTCTGGAGACAGTAATAGCAGCATTTTTCTAACAAGCTCACTACACTCCATTCCTCAATATAAAGCTGCACTTCAAGCACAGAAGGATGCCTCCCTTATTGGACGTGCCTTTTGTGCAAGTGAGAAAGCGCCCTGAGCAAGGCAGTTACTTGAAATCCAGGGATAAAAGAAGCAATTTAGGAGCTGGCTTCAGCTTTTACAGAGCGAACACCAGAGGGCCTGTGCCCCTTTTCAGTTCTAGGCACATTCATTCACTGcgggcagctccagcacagctctgaagtcatactgggagaaagaaaaatcacaactgAACTGACTGAAAGGGAATAGTTCATTCCCATTCCTCCTTCCTGAAGGACAATGATATTTCCTCTACTATCACAGCTGCTCAGGCACGATTTCATTATTGTTGCATCCATAATGAAGCTACACAGGTCTTTCTGGGAGATTAAATCATTTAACCTTTCTGTGGAGACCAATGTCATGTCACAGCACCTGCAAACATcctcagaaggctgaaaaagaGCTGAGCGGAGCAACGATATCTTTTTGCAAGCTGCATGAAAGCAGAACCCTGTTCAGCATCACATCATCGTACACAGAGCTGCACCTGCAGAAACATGGCTAACTTTCCTACGTGGTCTTAACTTTGGTTACTTGCCATGCCCAGCATGAACTTTGGTTACATGTCATGTCTACAGAAGCTGACAGCATCCCCACCGGTCCTGTTCAGGTGGGTACAGCTCCTCACGCATGCGTAGGGTTGGACTCCTGCCCCATTTAAGAATTGTCCCTGTACAGATCTTTGTGatttcacagaagcacagcGTGCAAAAGACttctcagttattttttccttgagaaCTACAGGAAGTTGGTGTATGGCTTGCAAGTTTTGAGAATATCCAAATCCAGTCATAACAGGAAACGAATGCAATACACAATACCGACCAGAAGACCATAAATCGGACATCCGCTTGAGCCTATTGCCCCACCTGATGCCAAAGCACCTCAGATGTTAATTTATCCACTTAGTATTTTTGGCCTGATTATGTTTACTGGTAACACAAAGGGAAACAATTAAAATAGGTTATTTatggggagaagaggaaagccAGAGTGGAGCAGGTCTGAACTGAGAAGTCCATAGAAGTTTGGCTGCAGATTGAAGTCTGGAGGGTTGTTAACATCTGCTTTGTGAGACCCAGATAAGCAACGCTTGGGGAGACACGACTGGGAATAAACATGCAAAACTAAACACTGCCATTTACAAGAACTTATTTGAAACATGAGCTAACCAAAACCAGAATTTCTAATAGCAATTATGTTCCATTTCACAGAAACTGAATGACAGCCAAGCATTGTGCAACATCAGACAAAATATTAAGAGAAACTTCCCacttgtttttcaaaggaagagGGGAATCAGTCTTTGCAGACACTTCTCAGACATGACTACACCTTACACGGGTAACAACAGATATTTCAGTGcccccaccacacacagtgCATACATTATCAATCTGCTGTGCCATCAGACCACGGAGCCAGCTGGAACAGACAGCTAGGGAAGAACGACACTCCTCTTGCCTCAGGAAAAGGCTCCTTTTTGCTTGTAGGGGAGGCCACAGGCAGCAAACACCAACAGCTTTCTGCTGGCCCAGTTCTGCCAGGCTGCACTCCCGCCTCCTGCTAACAACTGGTCACAGGCAGCTTCCCATTGTGCCACCCCTGACAGTGCTCACACAGGAGACCAACGTTTCCAACTGGGTCAGCATGTTTGCAACGCCTTATCTCCACGCAGCCTCCATGCCGTCTCCTTTCTGTGATTGCAATCAGGGATTTGTCACACTGAGCCTTACCACCTCCAGACTGAGCTGAtagctgctcccccagcacggCTTCTCGGGCAGGATGCAAACAGCCACAGTGCCTTTGGCTCAGAGCATCCGCGCTGCATCGCCACCTGCCCGCACTCCAACCAGAGATTGCAAAGACATGAAAGCCAGAAGGCACCAGCCAAGCCCGGCTCCCTACATGTACACCAGCCTGAAGGTTCCCCTCGCTACTCACACTTTGAGCACTATGCACATTTGACTGAACTCCTTCCCAAAGGCGCCCACAGGCCGAGCATACTGCACTGCTTCCCCAGCCTGCTAGGAAGGCTTCTTGACTTGGAGCATCATTTCGAGTCTGTCTGGTTACAACTGCTGATTAACCAGTTAGCTCTTACCTATGAGATTAACACACAGCATTAAAGGAAACTTTTCCTTGTGTCCCTGCTTACACGCAGCTAACAGATTGCCTCTAGCATATCAGTATTTCGGATATCCTAGACAGCCTTTCATCTAATAGTATAGGGCTGCTTCTCCAGAGTCTCCTCCCTGACGCACTCAGTTTCTGAGTCACTTCTTTATCTCTTTCAGTTCTAAAGCACTTAAATCCTTTATGTAGGGACAGTGGCAGTGAGCCTTGAAGTTCACAGTGCGTTGCTCAATGTAGTCAACACAGACTACCTACTTGCCCCATTCTTCAGTGCCCTTTTATGATCCCAGGATAGCTGTTCGCCCTTCCCAAGGGCATCACACTAGGAGTTCCACTCAAACACTTCCCCATTACACATGGATCCTCCCCAGGCCAGAACCACAGCTGCAGTCTGTACGGGCTGCAGTCACAGCCCAGAATGAACACAGGCAATGTGTGACCCCAATCCATGGGACCACTTGGTGCTCACAGTTCATTGCTCTTACAACACCACAGGATGCTATACTTCTCATGTCAGAAGGCAATTGGTCCAGATTCCAATTATTTCAGGATTTTGGAATCACATCAGTGCTACAGAAAACCCATAAGAAACATCCCACGTACAAGAAGTGGTCTTCAAAAGaatcaaaaaataaatcaaaattatCATCAGGACCATGTATGGATGTACCCAAGTCATTCTGGACGTTTATTATGGCTCTGTGAACAATTAATCACAGGAGGAAGTCTGTTTTCCACAACAGCAGCTCCTGTAAAAGCCACTATGGTGAAGTCTCAGAACCACGCACACAAACAACTCTTCCTAAACGCTGCTGGCTGTCAAAGCATACTCACCACACAGCTACCTCCCAGGGAGAGCACCCACACTCAGTGGCAGCTGCTGGAAAAAGTCTGGAGCCTTGAATGTATTTAAAACCAATCTTCAGagtcagcttttctttctttctttctttttaattggaaaCTGAAACTAGATGAGGCCAGCACTCTGTTTCTGTAGGGAATTAACCATcttccaatgaaaaaaaaatccatctatatataaatgtatgtgtGGTTTTATAGGTAACATTCTAACCATGTGCCAACAAGTTTTtcagtcactcaggtacataAGAGAACTGTTGAAGATGAAtaccttccttcctcccctcacTCCCGATGTTTTTGGCAACCTACCCTCTTGTGTTTTGACATCTGCAAGGGCGCATTCCTCTTGCTCGGCTTCAGAGCTCTGTTTAATGTTCTCTACTTCCAGCCAAAAGCTCTCCATCGGCAAGTTGTCTCCCCTGGAAGTCGTGTCCTCTGACAATGGGGAAGCCAAAGGGCTCTTCTGAGGAAGCTGGCTCATTTTGCAAGGACAATTTCTGGTACTGAGAGAGGAAGAGATAAGGAAGAGAGATTAAGGTACATGTGATTCAGGTAGGCATTCACAATACATCAATCTTTGTTGTTAAATGGCTACAGCCAAACAGAGGTAAGCGCACGacttttttttagtgtttgGCAATAGCAGACAAGCTCAAGATCAAATCCTCCAGAGGAGGGGAGATGCCTACTGTTCCAACCCGCGGGAGGACACAGTACCAGCACAAGTTTTCCTGTGCTGTCCTTCCAGCAGCCTGAGAAACCCCCTTACTTCCCAGCCTTGCTCCCAGGATCCCCCTGTAAGCTCGCACAGACACTGCACTCACAGCCAAGGCGTTTCCAGCTTCACACACATGTGCTCTGCTTATATGGCGAGTCTGACAGCTCCCAGCCTCAGCACAGCCACCTCGGGTGGCTCATCGCCCATATGCAAAAACAGACACAGCTCCATACGCTACAGTTCAGCTCATGCAATAAACAGCTCAGATGTCTGAGGCCCTTTTTTCCTGCCCAGACCAGATTTTGCAGCTACAAAGCAGTAGAAGAGTCCTTAGAAACCCAAAGGTACAGCATTTTCTTATTGTCCTGCTGATTAATTCATGGCCAGCCAAAGTCCCAGGCCAGCACTCAGCCAGGCTCTCAGCCTCTCTGTAGGAAGTCGGGAGTTTCtcattatttaataaaataattctcaGCCACTCCTAAAACAAATTCTAATTCTCTTCAAAGGGCTGTAACTCATTTAAATCCCGCTGTACAGCCTTTTAGaagataagggaaaaaaaagaggaagggataAGCGTACCCTACTTACGTAAACCCACTATGGTTCAACTTACGATACACAGTTCAAGAAATTGCACACTGCAGCAATGCTGGTTGGTTTGAAAAACGTTACCAGGAGTATCTACAAACAGCCAccaaacacagagcagaactgcTTTCCAGCTGCATGGCAGAAAAACAGATCAAGCCTTATGCCTTGAAAGGCCACGCTGACAACGCCACCACCCAAATCAATTTCACTTCCCAGCTCCAGGACCAAGAAAGTTACTGGTGGCAAAATACCTGGAAAGTTTAAGTTCCCCTTCTGCTGGAAAGCCATTACTAGCAGATCTGCCACTAAATTATAAAAAGCATTTCGAGTCTTGAAGTACTAAATTTGAAGACCTAACAACAGGACAGCACTGTGTTGTAGGATACTCTGTCCTTCTGGTTACACATGTGCTTGCATATCGTGCCTACATTCTTCTTACAAGCATGTAAGCAGCCTCTCTCTTCTGAAGGTCAAACCAAAAGCGATAACCATCACTGCAGGAACATCTGGAGCCGGCAACAGCACTGAGAACACAACTGAAAAATctcctgtttgttttacagGGACACAAAAGTTAAAGATTGAAAAGAGCTCTTACATCgcacagcccagctctgacGAGGGCAGAGGTGCCCCATTTGTTTATTATCCATCCCCAtcctttttccctccccacTCCTGGGTATCCAAATAACAGCCTTGCAGCTGAGATTCCACTCCATAGCCTGGCAGAGCACTTCAATAATCCAaccaagatttttatttctttttaaccctCACAGTTCACATCCACTTTTCACAGTTCTAATACAACTACCATCCCAAACCatgatttttccctttcaacTTTGCACCAGAATCTCTGCCCATTAGAATAAGGAGTTTGGAGATGGTTGCAGTTAAAATGAGGAATCAAAATTTTAGATCACTTGGCTTGTACTTACTCTTCATCTTTAATACACCTCTGTGTCTGCTTGCATAGGCTGACAGCCTTCCCTGGAGAGGATTAGGTTTAAACAAAGCCACCTTCCTACCATCAAAAAGCCCATTTCAGTGTAACATTGCCATGATATCCCATTGAATGTTATTACACGACAGCCATGAGAAACCACCACCTGGCAACGTGAGATGAAAAGGAGGATTTTTGATCGTATCAAGCAACCTGGTTTTGGCCAGTATCATTGCCAGGAGCACCATGGCAGCCAAATTTGCACTCAGGGCATAACACTGAGCAGCCTAAGGAACTGTCTCACAGGCTGCCTTAATTGTTCTGCTAAGAGCACTTAGCAGGCACAGAACTACTCCTCTTGTCATAAGATGCTGCACTATACCATAGTGGGTGGGATCTTATAGATCTAAGTAGCTGCATATTGTGCATTTCCTTCATGCTCAGCACATTCAGAGCAGGCTCATCTAGCATCCCAGTGATCTCCATGGTTTCAGGCCAAAGCAGAATAGACATCCAGGTTGGCAGAACCTGCCTGAGAACCAAGCAGCAGCTCACATCAAGTGCCCACTCAGCAGGAAGCCTGCAGCACACGTAGCTATGGCAATGCCTTCCCTGCCCCTGCCACAGGTCTGCCTGGAAAACATAAATAACCAAAAAACCTACCAACACTGTAAGCCATGCTGTGCATGGCTTAACCCAGGCAGTGCTTTGACTGAGCAGAGTCACACTCATGGAAAGCATTAGGACAGATTTGTGGTGTATGTCTGAGATGGGTCCCAACATCCTTCCAGCCCAGATCATCAGGTGATACTTTTGGCACCCAGCAGCTATTTCTGATCTGTCAGCACTTTCGGTCTGTGTCAGTACAATGTAATACTGGTCCAAGGACACAGTTTTGTTAGACCACAGTGAACTGTTGTAAGCATTCCTGTTCTCTCCATCCTGTGCTTCTGTACCATCTACTGTTCACTTCCTTCCACTGCTGGGAATTCACATCACCGGGCAGTTCCTGCACATAGAAGCTCCCCTGCTAACCACACACTGCACCTCTTGTAGAAGAGCCATAACAGAACTACCTGCAGGTTGAATAACCCAAAAGCCATCTTAACTTTTTTCTCAGCATCTC from Gallus gallus isolate bGalGal1 chromosome 20, bGalGal1.mat.broiler.GRCg7b, whole genome shotgun sequence includes these protein-coding regions:
- the ARHGAP40 gene encoding rho GTPase-activating protein 40 (non-AUG (CUG) translation initiation codon), whose amino-acid sequence is MSSTRNCPCKMSQLPQKSPLASPLSEDTTSRGDNLPMESFWLEVENIKQSSEAEQEECALADVKTQEEGEAEAEWLQDAGLSDLIGDHGSESDNALLSTLTKTQAAAVQRRLDTYSRSRRRKNKPPVRDVRDIFGVVGSGETGKEKEEPSPDLLLHNLRTANVQKQSQDYSCTVRNPGKEEVFNMDIAYSEQAAVLLKGSFLPESKRIKDGNVLTKFKIPKGRLGVTRIGDLSAQDMKKIPTLALIELTALCDVLGFELKRNKAAKLKTTEKRLFGVPLNTLLENDQKLLPNTKVPLLLQALLSCLEKRGLETEGILRVSGSQTRIKSLEQKLERDFYSGLFRWDEVHQNDVSGLLKRFIRELPAPLLTAEYLPAFAAVQNIPDLKQRLQALNLLILILPEPNRNTLKALLEFLSKVVSRENNNKMNLWNVSTVMAPNLFMHKGLPNKIPEGKEKQLAEGAADVVRMMIHYQDLLWTVSSFLVAQVRKLNESNSKRYQFCDKRLKNLLRKIHADKDKVEKNQAEPSKVVKVHASLLLKDSLEVHLNNATRVADVLRQFQKNLCQNGWNIVNTVNLLKCNNSMECTNLLLYEVGGNIGEHCLDPDTYLLDLYHINPHAEWIIKQNPSYPRMF